Part of the Thunnus albacares chromosome 11, fThuAlb1.1, whole genome shotgun sequence genome, ACTTGTAAAAACACAAGCATAAATTTTccaactagaaaaaaaaaaaggcacaaagaTGGATCCCTTGGAGGTCAATTCATGTCTGTgtaaaatatgtacatttaaaacaatgtaaaatactgtGGATCTAAACAAGCTTATTTTTGCAGCAGGTACGATTcagctataaaaaaaagtgatttttacaGGCTCAGGAATATGTACATCCAAAGCTGATCAGACAGGTCGCCAATTTATGGTTGacacatttcagatttttttttgtgctctAACTTCGTAACTAATCAACCATGTCTTTATGTAAAGGCTAAGcgcttggggaaaaaaaaaaaaaaaagtaggaaaaaatACCAGAGAACAAATGCAATGCAAGCTTTAAGTGTGTGCACATCTCCTCCAGATATGcatcaatgtttaaaaaaatatgaaatttcaCAAACAAGAACATTAACCGTTGTGTTCTAATGGCTGTAAAACTATGAATATGTTGTCTGTGCGAATGTAAAAGTGGTCACAGAGCATGTCAGTCAGGTCCAGGGTCAGTTAGAGCAGCTTCTTCCGTCACACTTCACTTGTTACTCTCTTGTTCCATCTCCTTCTTCAagctgcagagaagaaaagaagctcAGTGTTAAAAACAGACCttgagaaaaaaagggggaatgTATCACATCTTAAAATGCTCCGGTCACCTTTTCAAGTAGGCGTGCACATTGTCAAAGCCGTGATATTTCGCCAGGTAAACCAACACTCCAGTAGCACAGCGGCCTTCTCGGGCCCGACAGAAGCTGCAGTTACAGATCCCTCTGCATGGCGGGCACTGCCACTCCTATCGGGGGACGAAAAGAAACGAAGTCAGACCAACCCGACGCATTCACGTCCAAATGTGAGTAACAATATCATGTGTCAGTACTCACCGGATTCAGCAGAGCATCTCGGACCTCCTCTCCGTATCTGTTACGGAGACACGGGCCGCAGAACTGACCCCTCACCCCCACACACTCTGGATTACGACAGTTGGTTTTGGTGTCGATTGTTTTCTGACGGCACTGGTGGCACGTGCTTCCCTAAGAGAAAGAAAacgttggttttttttttaatcttcagcAACAGAGCTCTACAAACAAATGCAGCTGCTCAAATATTCAGAGTTTCCGGTGAGTGTGGGACCTACAGTGGAGCTGTTGTAGACTTTCTCCCGCACGTTCTcgcagatgtgctgcagctctgcctctgtGATGTCCTCCACAGGCCGCACTACATGAGGGATGGCCTTGGAACCGTTGAAGGAACGGCGACGGGGCTGTGGAAATAAATGCACTTAATTAGAATGTGATTCATGTCTGTATTTCAAGAGTTTTTTCTCTGATGTGAAAGCAGATAAAAGTGCAGCAGACAAGACAAATGTGACTCACTggctcatcctcctcttcatagTAGCGGCTTTTGCGAACCAGGTTGAACTTATCCTCAGGCTCCTCCTCTGGAGTCGGGCTGGGGGGTCCATCCACCAGCGTGCGGGACCGCGTGTGGGGTCGGGACTGACGCTCTGGGTTTCTCCTACAAGCTGCTGGAGTTCCCATGGACCGCCGAGGTGCTTGCCGGGGCTGAAGAGGTTCAAGTTGCACCAATTAATACATGGTACTGATAAACTGCCATGTGTCAGATGTGAGACAGCAAATCCAATAATTTACTTCAAAGTTAGATTACCGTAGTGGATGCTGACATTCGTCTCGGCAAGAGTCCAGACACTTTGTTCAGCTCTGCCATGAGCTTTGCaagctaaaataaataaagaggagTGAATGAACAAATACAATTTGGGCAGTTTTGACCACATGGTGCACAAATGTGAAAGATATTGTACCATTTCTTTGTTCTCCTTTATGTTCAGAGCTCTCTTGTTCATGAagttctcctcttcctcagagTCGGAGTCCATTGCTTGAGGTTGAGGGAGTGGTTCAGATGAGGGCCTCTTCTTGCCCATCTTCCTGCTGGGGAACGTCATGGCAACCTTCAGGACGTTGGACTTGCGGCCACGTCTCAGAGGTTGAGAGTTTACTTTCTGTAAGAAGATGCATTTTATCGTTAGAGGAAACCGCAACAGTGTCTGATGAAGGTCTGAAACATTGTCACACTTGTACTTGTATTGTCCCCTTTTAACTCACCATGGCTTTCATCTGACTGTTGATCACATTCTCAAACCCGCTGCATGTATCTTCCTCTGATGTGGCCTCAAACACCTTTGATttctctcccatcctcctcGTCTGTCTTAAACTgctcctctaaaaaaaaaaaaaaaaaaaaaaagttgcagatgGTGCTGCAAAGAGCCTACACATTCACCACAATTTGATAGGATTTAATTTATGGAGAGACTTAGTATTGTATTGTTACCGTATTTGCAAAGCCTCCATCGGAGCCAAAGCTGTCGCAGCTGTcatcagaggaagaggaggaagtctCCATGGGAACCAGCGGGACGCTGCGGAAGCTCCTCAAACTCATCCTGGTGGATGGAGGCTGGACTACTTGTTTCTATGAAGGATAAGAGGTACATTTAGAAGGGAgtgtctgttttgtttatttaaaaaagggTGTTAGAGGGCAAATTCATCAGATATAAAGCTCTGCAGCACCTTAAACCATGAGGGTTGTATACTTTACTTAATAACACTTTAACCTGGAACGAGGGCAGTTTAAACTACATGGTCAACCTGCCACCTGAGATATTAAATTAACCATTttgtccatttaaaaaaaaaaaaaaaaaaaaaaaaaaaaaatcagaaaattcaAACTGCTTGTTATttcaaacagtccaaaaaaccccaaagaaaTTCAGTGCACATCATAAAAGATAATATGCATacttgagaagctggaatcaattaatttctggcatttttttacaaaataactTAATCAGGTCAAATATGTTTGTGCCAGCCAGCTTCTGTTTCATGTCGATTGACTTTAAACGAGTAAGGTTAATGTTTCAGCTCAAGTTAAAGAGGACACACCCTTGAAGACAAACCCAGACAATGAACAAGGTAACCAGGTCATGCACACTTCAGTTTACTTAAAATACTCATTActataattaacattaatttcaGTCATGCAAACTCATTAGTTACCCTTTTTTCTTAGTTACCCAAGAAAGACTACACAACATTAACACAAACTCATTTTATCATTGATTTTGCTAGTTTgacacaaaattacattatagtTTATATTAAAACTTCTCATGTCTTTTTTGTGAGTGACGCTCCTCGACATTTTGTGTTTCGAGCCTGTAAACTTTTAAACGTTGAATCAACGTCGGTCAAGCGTTTAAAGGGAAAGATTTAAAAGTCCAGTtaactgtaataaaacataacGATATAACAAAACAAGATAAAGCTAATAACGAGTCAGATTAATACACTTTCATGCTGTTTTTCTTACCTGGGAGCGGGTGGAtggcatgtttttctttttacaaacTGTCTTACACACAGGAAACCACAGTCACACATGCAGCAGTTCTGCAGTGAACAATGCAgctcctgcagctgcagccagTCCCAACTCATTCATTTCCCGCGCCACCGGAAAGTCCTCAAAGCTgcataaaacacagacagacatgtaaactaaataataa contains:
- the cdca7a gene encoding cell division cycle-associated protein 7a, with the protein product MPSTRSQKQVVQPPSTRMSLRSFRSVPLVPMETSSSSSDDSCDSFGSDGGFANTRSSLRQTRRMGEKSKVFEATSEEDTCSGFENVINSQMKAMKVNSQPLRRGRKSNVLKVAMTFPSRKMGKKRPSSEPLPQPQAMDSDSEEEENFMNKRALNIKENKEMLAKLMAELNKVSGLLPRRMSASTTPRQAPRRSMGTPAACRRNPERQSRPHTRSRTLVDGPPSPTPEEEPEDKFNLVRKSRYYEEEDEPPRRRSFNGSKAIPHVVRPVEDITEAELQHICENVREKVYNSSTGSTCHQCRQKTIDTKTNCRNPECVGVRGQFCGPCLRNRYGEEVRDALLNPEWQCPPCRGICNCSFCRAREGRCATGVLVYLAKYHGFDNVHAYLKSLKKEMEQESNK